In the genome of Poecilia reticulata strain Guanapo linkage group LG16, Guppy_female_1.0+MT, whole genome shotgun sequence, one region contains:
- the smg5 gene encoding nonsense-mediated mRNA decay factor SMG5, giving the protein MSGPGQDSEPEAKVLLIKRLYRAVVESVHKLDVIIGSKSSYREVFKPENISLRNKLRELCVKLMFLHPVDYGRKAEELLWRKVYYEVIQVIKTNKKHIHSRSALECAYRTHLIAGVGFYQHLLLYIQSHYQLELQDCIDWTHVTDPLIGRKKPVSASSREMEWAQMACHRCLVYLGDLARYQNELAGVEAEQLAERFYHQALSVMPHVGMPFNQLGTLAGSKFYNVEATYYYLRCIQSDTPFEGAYGNLKRLFDKAAKMYHQVKKQEMKKLSPSRQRSKDIKRVLVSFMYLQSLLQPKNSLMETELTSLCQSVLEDFNLVLFYLPAPTHGGAPPCPSEEEEEQTQHSDSSYPVLPDNLIFKMVVTCLMVVHSLKRGGSKQYSASIAFTLALFSHLVNHVNIRLQAELEEGESQVPALHTDAADDLEMRDMSAAEVDPSKERPLQNGSLEQEDEEDKDEDGRERVRVKKQSSEEDQHKAEEEKQRQKKKYTRLSRLRRRRCAHKGGQGEDESDLSEGFESEEDEDDDEGGRVHADSTGGTPVDEPLNPSSVKKETKRDGLGEEGSWESGSEEEEGGTAFDVETDSDMNSQESRSDLEDMEDTENSDSTESQAREQQEEEEEQPREEGGERDGETPPSTNGPLAQSDSSISSNLQAMSSQLFQSKRCFRLAPTFSNMLLRPQAASGSTPTDTSTPPSQETPPPPGDSHRDLNPGTANGTNDNDLDSDSEESQHSAHSEKTLLEKLEILSNQGLMQVVKVFVDWLRTNTDIILMCAQSSQSLWNRLSVLLNLLPDGSKLLEADLGLNSEVTELLKECEQPGLSQTLLLPEDVALRHLPALSVAHRRLDFSRRNASLSPLQECVLRVCCIRSFGHFLTNLQGNVLHFNPEAGIFTSISQSEQDNLVQQAKAQFRMAEEEARRNRLMRDMAQLRLQLEVSQLEGSLQQPKAQSSMSPYLVPDAAALCHHLNLIRHLAGSGCFIIIIPRTVIDGLDRLKKENGGARDGIRFLESEFRKGNRYIRCQKESGRTFERDKLKRQDIEAWHLYKMVDSCRQLTVSQSNGDEDTAGMVTILTGHEVDELCARSAAMKSATQAASSAGMELKNIVEFYRQWKEIG; this is encoded by the exons ATGAGCGGACCGGGTCAGGACAGCGAGCCCGAGGCGAAAGTCCTTCTTATCAAGCGGCTTTACAG GGCTGTGGTGGAATCTGTGCACAAGCTGGATGTCATCATCGGCAGCAAGTCATCCTACAGAGAAGTCTTCAAGCCGGAGAACATCAGCCTGCGGAACAA GCTGAGAGAGCTGTGTGTGAAATTAATGTTTCTGCATCCTGTCGACTACGGCCGTAAGGCCGAGGAGCTGCTCTGGAGGAAGGTTTACTATGAGGTCATCCAGGTTATCAAGACGAACAAGAAG CACATCCACAGCCGCAGTGCCCTGGAGTGCGCCTACAGAACGCACCTCATCGCCGGCGTGGGTTTCTACCAACATCTGCTGCTCTACATCCAATCACATTaccagctggagctgcaggactGCATCGATTGGACGCACGTCACTGATCCTCTGATCG GTCGGAAGAAACCCGTGTCGGCCTCTTCTAGAGAGATGGAGTGGGCTCAGATGGCGTGTCATCGCTGTCTGGTCTACCTCGGAGATCTGG CGCGCTATCAGAACGAACTTGCTGGAGTGGAAGCTGAACAGCTGGCAGAGAGATTTTACCACCAAGCCTTGTCTGTCATGCCCCATGTTG GAATGCCTTTTAACCAGCTGGGAACCCTGGCAGGAAGCAAGTTCTACAATGTGGAAGCAACCTACTACTACCTACGATG CATCCAATCAGATACTCCGTTTGAGGGGGCCTACGGCAACCTGAAGCGTCTGTTCGACAAAGCTGCCAAGATGTACCACCAGGtgaagaaacaggaaatgaagaagCTGTCTCCGTCTCGGCAAAG ATCCAAAGACATTAAGCGTGTCCTGGTGAGCTTCATGTACCTTCAGAGTCTACTGCAGCCTAAAAACAG CTTGATGGAGACGGAGCTGACTTCGCTCTGCCAGTCGGTGCTGGAGGACTTCAACCTGGTTCTGTTTTACCTTCCGGCTCCGACACACGGAGGCGCTCCACCCTGTCcgagtgaggaagaggaggagcagacgCAGCACAGCGACAGTTCCTACCCCGTTCTGCCCGACAACCTCATCTTCAAGATGGTGGTCACGTGCCTGATGGTCGTGCACAGCCTTAAGAGAGGAg GTTCTAAGCAGTACAGCGCGTCCATAGCGTTTACGCTGGCTCTGTTCTCCCACCTGGTGAACCACGTGAACATCCGGCTGCAGGCTGAACTGGAGGAGGGGGAGAGCCAGGTTCCTGCGCTGCACACTGACGCTGCAG ATGACCTTGAAATGAGGGATATGTCAGCTGCAGAAGTGGATCCGTCAAAGGAGAGGCCTCTGCAGAACGGCTCCCTGGagcaggaggatgaggaggataaGGATGAAGATGGCCGTGAGCGGGTCCGAGTCAAAAAGCAGAGCAGCGAAGAAGACCAGCACaaggcagaggaggagaagcagagacagaagaagaagtacACCCGCCTATCTCGACTGCGGCGCCGCCGCTGCGCGCATAAAGGCGGACAAGGGGAGGACGAAAGCGACCTTAGCGAAGGATTCGAGAGCGAAGAAGATGAGGACGACGATGAAGGAGGGAGGGTCCATGCTGACTCCACAGGTGGGACGCCAGTAGATGAACCGCTCAACCCTTCGTCTGTGAAGAAGGAGACGAAGAGGGACGGCCTGGGTGAGGAAGGCAGCTGGGAGAGTGgctctgaggaagaggagggagggacCGCTTTCGACGTGGAGACCGACTCGGACATGAACAGCCAGGAGTCCCGCTCAGACCTGGAGGACATGGAGGACACAGAAAACTCAGACAGCACCGAGAGTCAGGCCcgggagcagcaggaggaagaggaggagcagcccAGGGAGGAAGGCGGGGAGCGTGACGGCGAGACCCCGCCCAGCACCAACGGGCCCCTCGCGCAGAGCGACTCTAGCATCAGCAGCAACTTGCAGGCCATGTCCTCCCAGCTTTTCCAGTCCAAACGCTGCTTCCGCCTCGCACCCACCTTCAGCAACATGCTGCTGAGGCCTCAGGCCGCCTCAGGCTCCACCCCCACCGACACCTCCACCCCGCCCTCCCAGGAGACGCCCCCTCCGCCTGGAGACTCACACCGCGACCTGAACCCCGGCACTGCCAACGGAACCAACGACAATG ACCTGGACTCGGACTCGGAGGAAAGTCAGCACAGCGCCCACAGTGAAAAAACCCTGCTGGAGAAACTGGAGATTCTGTCCAATCAGGGCTTGATGCAGGTGGTGAAGGTCTTTGTTGATTGGCTCAGGACGAACACAGATATCATCCTCATGTGCGCACAG AGTTCGCAGAGCTTGTGGAACCGTCTGTCGGTTCTGCTGAACCTTCTTCCAGACGGCAGCAAGTTGCTGGAGGCTG aTTTGGGGCTGAACTCGGAGGTGACAGAGCTGTTGAAGGAGTGCGAACAGCCGGGTTTGAGCCAGACTCTGCTGCTGCCTGAGGATGTGGCGCTGCGGCACCTGCCTGCGCTCAGCGTCGCTCACCGCCGCCTGGATTTCAGTCGCCGCAACGCCTCCCTCAGTCCCCTGCAGGAG tgtgtGTTGCGAGTGTGTTGCATTCGCAGTTTTGGCCACTTCCTAACAAATCTCCAAGGCAACGTGCTGCACTTCAACCCAGAGGCGGGAATCTTTACCAGCATCAGTCAGTCGGAGCAGGACAATCTGGTGCAGCAGGCGAAGGCCCAGTTCAGGATG GCGGAAGAGGAGGCCCGTCGGAATCGTTTGATGAGAGACATGGCCCAACTTCGACTGCAG TTGGAGGTCTCGCAGCTAGAGGGCAGCCTTCAGCAGCCCAAAGCTCAGTCGTCCATGTCTCCCTACCTTGTCCCTGACGCTGCCGCCCTCTGCCATCATCTGAACCTCATCCGACACCTGGCCGGCAGCGGCtgcttcatcatcatcatcccaaGAACAG TTATTGACGGACTGGATCGGCTAAAAAAGGAAAACGGTGGTGCAAGAGACGGGATCCGCTTCCTGGAGTCGGAATTCCGCAAGGGAAACAG GTACATACGCTGTCAGAAGGAGTCGGGTCGCACTTTTGAGAGGGATAAACTGAAGCGGCAGGACATCGAAGCTTG GCACCTGTATAAGATGGTGGACAGCTGCCGACAGCTGACGGTGTCCCAGAGCAACGGAGACGAAGACACAGCCGGCATGGTGACCATCCTGACAGGACATGAGGTGGACGAGCTCTGCGCTCGGTCTGCCGCCATGAAG TCGGCGACCCAGGCTGCGTCGTCCGCAGGCATGGAGCTGAAGAACATCGTGGAGTTCTACCGCCAGTGGAAGGAGATCGGCTGA